In the genome of Capra hircus breed San Clemente chromosome 5, ASM170441v1, whole genome shotgun sequence, one region contains:
- the TCF20 gene encoding transcription factor 20 isoform X1, whose protein sequence is MQSFREQSSYHGNQQSYPQEVHGSSRIEEFSPRQAQMFQNFGGAGGGSGGGSSGGGRRATAAAAAAMASETSGHQGYQGFRKEAGDFYYMAGNKDPVAAGTPQPPPRRPSGPVQSYGPPQGSSFGNQYGSEGHVGQFQAQHSALGGVSHYSQDYTGPFSPGSAQYQQQPSSQQQQQQQQQQQQVQQLRQQLYQSHQPLPQATSQPASGASHLQPMQRPSALPASAAGYQLRVGQFGQHYQSSATAAASSFPSPQRFSQSGQSYDGSYSVNAGSQYEGHNVGSNAQAYGTQSNYSYQPQSMKNFEQAKIPPGTQQGQQQQQQQQQQQQQQQQQHPPQHVMQYSNAATKLPLQSQVGQYSQPEVPVRSPMQFHQNFSPISNPSPAASVVQSPSCSSTPSPLTQSGENLQCGQGNVPMGSRNRILQLMPQLSPTPSMMPSPNSHAAGFKGFGLEGVPEKRLTDPGLSSLSALSTQVANLPNTVQHMLLSDALTPQKKTSKRPSSSSKKTDSCPNSEGSSQAEEQLKSPMAESLDGGCSSSSEDQGERVRQLSGQSTSSDTTYKGGASEKAGSSPAQGAQSEAPRLSTSPGAREETASPGAKDTPLSSEGNPKANEKAVGVIVSREAMTGRVEKPGGQDKGSQEEDPAATQRPPSTGGAKEASHASLPQPEPLGGGSKGNKSGDSNSSHNGEGNGQTGHPAGGSGFTGRTEPSKSPGSLRYSYKDSFGSAVPRNMSGFAQYPTGQDKGDFTSHGERKGRNEKFPSLLQEVLQGYHHHPDRRYSRSSQEHQAMAGSLEGATRPNVLVSQTNELASRGLLNKSIGSLLENPHWGPWERKSSGTAPEMKQINLADYPIPRKFEIEPPSSAHEPGGSLSERRSVICDISPLRQIVRDPGAHSLGHMGADTRLGRNERLNLSLSQSVILPGGLVSMETKLKSQSGQIKEEDFEQSKSQASFNNKKSGDHCHPASIKHESYRGNASPGAATHDSISDYGPQDSRPTPMRRVPGRVGGREGMRGRSPSQYHDFSEKLKMSPGRSRGPGGDPHHMNPHMTFSERANRSSLHAPFSPNSESLASAYHTNTRAHAYGDPSAGLNSQLHYKRQMYQQQQEEYKDWGGSSAQGVIAAAQHRQEGPRKSPRQQQFLDRVRSPLKNDKDGMMYGPPVGTHHDPSGQDGGRCLMSSDGLSNKGIELKHSSQKLQQESCWDLSRQTSPAKSSGPPGMSSQKRYGPPHETDGHGLTESAQSSKPSNVMLRLPGQEDHSSQNPLIMRRRVRSFISPIPSKRQSQDVKNSNSEDKGRLLHPSKEGTDKAYNSYAHLSHSQEIKSIPKRESSKDLPSPDSRNCPAVTLTSPAKTKILPPRKGRGLKLEAIVQKITSPNIRRSASSNSAEAGGDTVTLDDILSLKSGPPDGGSGAVPDAELEKRKGEVIAELACPASQELSGEKPLARSSEEWRGGGDDKVKTETHPDAVAAGKEPPGAMASATSQKPGSNQGRPDGPLGGTAPLIFPDSKSAPPVGTLAPEANPKAEEKESDAVTISPKQEGFPPKGYFPSGKKKGRPIGSVNKQKKQQQPPPPPPQPPQIPEGSADGEPKPKKQRQRRERRKPGAQPRKRRAKQAAPIVEPQEPEIKLKYATQPLDKTDAKNKSFFPYIHVVNKCELGAVCTIINAEEEEQTKLVRGRKGQRSLTPPPSSTESKVLPASSFVLQGPVVTESSVMGHLVCCLCGKWASYRNMGDLFGPFYPQDYAATLPKNPPPKRAAETQSKVKVRHKSASNGSKTDTEEEEEQQQQKEQRSLAAHPRFKRRHRSEDCAGGPRSLSRGLPCKKATTEGSSEKTVLDSKPSVPTTSEGGPELELQIPELPLDSNEFWVHEGCILWANGIYLVCGRLYGLQEALEIAREMKCSHCQEAGATLGCYNKGCSFRYHYPCAIDADCLLHEENFSVRCPKHKPPLPCPVPPLQNKTAKGSLSTEQSERG, encoded by the coding sequence ATGCAGTCCTTCCGGGAGCAAAGCAGTTACCACGGGAACCAGCAGAGCTACCCCCAGGAGGTGCACGGCTCATCCCGGATAGAGGAGTTCAGCCCTCGCCAGGCCCAGATGTTCCAGAATTTTGGGGGTGCTGGtggtggcagcggcggcggcagcagcggtGGTGGACGACGAGCaacggcagcggcggcggccgcgATGGCCAGCGAGACCTCTGGCCATCAGGGCTACCAGGGCTtcaggaaggaggctggagaCTTCTACTACATGGCAGGCAACAAGGACCCCGTGGCCGCAGGAACCCCGCAGCCTCCTCCGCGAAGGCCTTCTGGGCCGGTGCAGAGCTACGGACCCCCCCAGGGGAGCAGCTTTGGCAATCAGTATGGCAGTGAGGGTCACGTGGGCCAGTTTCAAGCACAGCACTCTGCCCTTGGTGGTGTGTCTCATTACTCACAGGATTACACAGGGCCTTTCTCTCCGGGGAGCGCTCAGTACCAGCAGCAGCCttccagccagcagcagcagcagcagcagcagcagcagcagcaagtgcagCAGCTGCGACAGCAGCTCTACCAGTCCCATCAGCCCCTGCCGCAGGCCACCAGCCAGCCGGCGTCCGGTGCCTCCCACCTGCAGCCCATGCAGCGGCCCTCAGCTCTGCCGGCCTCGGCTGCCGGCTACCAGCTGAGAGTGGGGCAGTTCGGCCAGCACTACCAGTCTTCTGCCACCGCCGCTGCCTCCTCCTTCCCATCGCCGCAGCGTTTCAGCCAGTCCGGGCAGAGCTACGATGGCAGTTACAGTGTGAACGCTGGATCACAGTATGAAGGGCATAACGTGGGCTCCAACGCACAGGCTTACGGAACACAATCCAATTACAGCTATCAGCCTCAATCTATGAAGAATTTCGAACAGGCCAAGATTCCACCAGGGACCCAGCAgggtcagcagcagcagcagcagcagcagcagcagcagcagcagcagcagcagcagcaccccccTCAGCACGTGATGCAGTATTCCAACGCCGCCACGAAGCTACCCCTGCAAAGTCAGGTTGGGCAGTACAGCCAGCCCGAGGTTCCCGTGAGGTCCCCCATGCAGTTTCACCAGAACTTCAGCCCCATCTCTAACCCTTCCCCAGCTGCCTCTGTGGTTCAGTCTCCAAGCTGTAGCTCTACCCCGTCTCCTCTCACACAGAGTGGGGAGAACCTCCAGTGTGGGCAAGGCAATGTGCCAATGGGCTCCAGAAACAGAATCCTGCAGTTAATGCCTCAGCTCAGCCCAACCCCGTCGATGATGCCCAGTCCCAACTCTCACGCTGCGGGCTTCAAAGGGTTCGGGCTGGAAGGGGTGCCTGAAAAGCGGCTGACCGATCCCGGCTTGAGTAGTTTGAGTGCCCTGAGTACTCAGGTGGCCAACCTTCCTAATACGGTTCAGCACATGCTACTTTCCGACGCCCTGACCCCTCAGAAGAAGACCTCCAAGAGGCCTTCCTCGTCATCCAAGAAAACAGATAGCTGCCCAAACTCAGAAGGCTCCTCACAGGCCGAGGAACAGCTGAAGTCCCCGATGGCAGAGTCGCTGGATGGAGGCTGCTCCAGCAGTTCTGAGGATCAAGGCGAGAGGGTGAGGCAGCTGAGCGGCCAGAGCACAAGCTCAGACACCACCTACAAGGgcggggcctcagaaaaggcaggCTCCTCACCAGCACAGGGCGCTCAGAGCGAAGCCCCCCGACTCAGCACCAGTCCCGGAGCCCGAGAAGAGACCGCCTCGCCGGGTGCCAAGGACACACCGCTGTCATCTGAGGGCAACCCGAAAGCCAACGAGAAGGCAGTCGGGGTGATTGTCTCCCGGGAAGCCATGACAGGCCGGGTGGAAAAGCCTGGGGGGCAGGACAAGGGCTCCCAGGAGGAGGATCCTGCAGCCACACAGAGGCCACCCAGCACCGGGGGGGCAAAGGAAGCCAGCCACGCATCACTTCCACAGCCAGAGCCGCTGGGAGGAGGCAGTAAAGGAAACAAGAGCGGAGACAGTAACTCCAGCCACAACGGGGAAGGGAATGGCCAGACCGGGCACCCCGCAGGGGGCTCTGGTTTCACAGGCAGGACTGAGCCCAGCAAATCTCCTGGAAGCCTGCGCTATAGTTACAAAGACAGTTTTGGGTCAGCCGTACCGAGAAACATGAGTGGCTTTGCTCAGTATCCTACAGGACAAGATAAAGGGGACTTCACCAGCCACGGGGAACGAAAGGGTAGAAATGAGAAGTTCCCCAGTCTTCTGCAGGAGGTGCTTCAGGGTTACCACCACCACCCCGACAGGAGGTACTCCCGGAGTTCTCAGGAGCACCAGGCTATGGCTGGCAGCCTCGAAGGAGCCACAAGGCCTAACGTCTTAGTGAGTCAGACCAATGAGTTAGCTAGCAGGGGCCTTCTGAACAAAAGCATTGGGTCCCTGTTAGAAAACCCCCACTGGGGTCCATGGGAAAGGAAGTCAAGTGGCACAGCTCCTGAGATGAAACAGATCAATTTGGCTGACTATCCAATTCCCAGAAAGTTTGAAATAGAGCCTCCGTCATCAGCCCATGAGCCCGGGGGTTCCCTCTCTGAGAGAAGATCAGTCATCTGTGACATTTCTCCACTAAGACAGATTGTCAGAGACCCAGGGGCTCACTCGCTAGGACACATGGGCGCCGACACCAGACTCGGGAGGAATGAGCGTCTCAATCTCAGtttaagtcagtcagtcattctTCCAGGTGGGCTGGTGTCCATGGAAACAAAGCTGAAATCCCAGAGTGGGCAGATAAAAGAGGAGGACTTTGAACAGTCCAAGTCCCAAGCTAGTTTCAACAACAAGAAATCAGGAGACCACTGCCACCCTGCTAGCATCAAGCACGAGTCCTACCGAGGCAACGCCAGCCCCGGAGCGGCAACCCACGATTCCATCTCAGACTATGGCCCGCAGGACAGCAGACCCACACCAATGCGGCGAGTCCCCGGCAGAGTTGGCGGTCGGGAGGGCATGAGGGGTCGGTCCCCTTCTCAGTATCATGACTTTTCAGAAAAGTTGAAGATGTCCCCTGGGAGGAGCAGAGGCCCAGGGGGCGACCCTCATCACATGAACCCACACATGACCTTCTCTGAGAGGGCCAACAGGAGTTCTTTGCACGCCCCCTTTTCTCCCAATTCAGAAAGCCTGGCCTCTGCTTATCACACAAACACACGTGCTCATGCTTATGGGGACCCCAGTGCAGGTTTGAATTCCCAGCTCCATTACAAGAGACAGATGTACCAACAGCAGCAAGAGGAATATAAGGACTGGGGCGGCAGTTCTGCTCAGGGAGTGATCGCTGCGGCTCAGCACAGGCAGGAGGGGCCCCGCAAGAGTCCACGGCAGCAGCAGTTTCTTGACCGAGTCCGGAGCCCCCTGAAGAATGACAAAGATGGCATGATGTACGGCCCACCGGTGGGGACGCACCATGACCCCAGCGGCCAGGACGGCGGGCGCTGCCTCATGTCCAGTGATGGTCTTTCTAACAAAGGCATTGAACTGAAGCACAGCTCCCAGAAGTTACAGCAAGAGTCTTGCTGGGATCTCTCTCGGCAGACTTCTCCAGCCAAAAGCAGCGGCCCCCCAGGAATGTCCAGTCAGAAAAGGTACGGACCACCCCACGAGACCGACGGAcatgggctcacagagtctgCGCAGTCATCCAAACCGAGTAACGTTATGCTGAGACTTCCAGGTCAAGAGGATCATTCTTCTCAAAACCCCTTAATCATGAGGAGGCGTGTCCGTTCTTTTATCTCTCCCATTCCCAGTAAGAGACAGTCACAGGACGTGAAGAACAGCAACTCTGAAGATAAAGGGCGCCTCCTTCACCCGTCAAAGGAAGGCACTGACAAAGCATACAATTCCTATGCCCATCTTTCTCACAGTCAGGAGATCAAGTCCATCCCTAAGAGGGAGTCCTCCAAGGACCTTCCGAGTCCAGATAGTAGGAACTGCCCCGCGGTTACCCTTACAAGTCCTGCTAAGACCAAAATCCTGCCCCCGAGGAAAGGCCGGGGGTTGAAACTGGAAGCTATCGTCCAGAAGATCACATCCCCAAACATTAGGAGGAGTGCGTCCTCGAACAGCGCAGAGGCCGGGGGAGACACGGTTACTCTTGACGACATCCTGTCTTTGAAAAGCGGCCCTCCGGACGGTGGGAGCGGTGCTGTTCCGGACGCTGAGCTAGAGAAGAGAAAAGGCGAGGTGATAGCTGAGCTGGCCTGTCCCGCAAGCCAGGAGCTGAGCGGAGAAAAGCCTCTGGCCCGGTCTTCGGAGGAGTGGCGCGGTGGTGGGGACGACAAGGTGAAGACGGAGACGCACCCTGACGCCGTCGCCGCTGGGAAGGAACCCCCTGGTGCCATGGCATCCGCAACCTCACAGAAGCCTGGGAGTAACCAGGGGAGACCAGACGGGCCCCTGGGCGGGACagcacctttaatctttcctgacTCGAAGAGCGCACCTCCAGTGGGCACGCTGGCTCCCGAGGCAAACCCCAAGGCTGAAGAGAAAGAGAGCGATGCCGTGACGATTTCCCCCAAACAGGAGGGCTTCCCCCCGAAGGGTTACTTcccctcaggaaagaagaaagggagaccCATTGGTAGCGTGAATAAGCAGAAGAAACAGCAGCAGCCCCCGCCGCCACCCCCGCAGCCCCCTCAGATACCAGAGGGCTCTGCTGATGGAGAGCCAAAGCCGAAAAAGCAGAGGCAGCGGAGGGAGCGCAGGAAGCCCGGGGCACAGCCCAGGAAGCGGAGGGCTAAGCAGGCTGCGCCCATCGTAGAGCCCCAGGAGCCGGAGATCAAGCTGAAGTACGCCACCCAGCCCCTGGACAAAACTGACGCCAAGAACAAGTCTTTTTTCCCTTATATCCACGTAGTAAATAAGTGTGAACTTGGAGCCGTGTGTACAATCATCAACGCCGAGGAGGAGGAGCAGACCAAATTGGTGAGGGGGAGGAAGGGCCAGCGGTCCCTGACGCCTCCGCCCAGCAGCACCGAGAGCAAGGTTCTCCCAGCCTCGTCCTTCGTGCTGCAGGGCCCCGTGGTGACAGAGTCTTCTGTGATGGGGCACCTGGTTTGCTGTCTGTGCGGCAAGTGGGCCAGTTACCGGAACATGGGCGACCTCTTTGGACCCTTTTACCCCCAAGATTATGCAGCCACTCTCCCCAAGAATCCGCCTCCCAAGAGGGCCGCGGAAACGCAGAGCAAGGTGAAGGTCCGGCACAAAAGCGCTTCCAACGGCTCCAAGACGGAcactgaggaggaggaagagcagcagcagcagaaggagcagaggagcctggctgcgcACCCCAGGTTTAAGCGGCGACACCGCTCGGAAGACTGTGCCGGAGGCCCCCGGTCCCTGTCCAGGGGGCTCCCTTGCAAAAAAGCCACCACTGAGGGCAGCAGCGAAAAGACTGTTTTGGACTCAAAGCCCTCCGTGCCCACCACTTCAGAAGGTGGCCCCGAGTTGGAGTTACAAATCCCTGAACTACCTCTCGACAGCAATGAATTTTGGGTCCACGAGGGTTGTATTCTCTGGGCCAATGGAATCTACCTGGTCTGTGGCCGGCTCTATGGCCTGCAGGAAGCGCTGGAAATAGCCAGAGAGATG